CCGGCAGGCGGCGGAGGCGGCCGCCCTGCTGGCGGCGATGCGGCCGGACGCGATCGTCTCCAGCGATCTGCGTCGTGCCGCCGACACCGCCGCCGCGCTGGCCGCTCGTACCGGGCACCTGGTGACCCACGACGAGCGGCTGCGCGAGCGCTACTTCGGCGCCTGGCAGGGCCTCACCATGGCCGAGGTGGCCGAGCAGCGCCCGGCGGAGTATGCGCGCTGGACCGCGGGCGAGGACGTCGGCGGCGACGTGGAGGCCCTCGACGTGATGGGCAAACGGGTCGGCGAGGCGCTGCGCGACGCGGCCACCCTCGGTGACACGGTGGTGGTCGCCACGCACGGGGCGGCGGCCCGGCAGGGTATCGCGTACCTGCTCGGCTGGCCCCGCGAGCAGATCCGGACGCTGCGCGCGCTGCAGAACTGCCACTGGGTCGAGCTGTCCCACGACGAGTCCCGCGGGTGGCAGCTGGGGGCGTACAACGTGGGCGTCTTCGCCGAGCGGCCGGTCCCCCCACCGGTCTGACGGAACCGTTCATCACCCCGGAGCGTCTCACTGCCATGATCCGTCGCATCGTCCTTCCCACGGTCCTGTTCTCGCTGCTTCTCGGCGGTTGCGCGCAGCCGCGGGAGGAGGCCGGCTCGGCCGGCACGGCGCCGTCCGCGGCCGTGCCGTCGGCGGCCGTGCCGTCCACGGCGCCGGCCAGCCCCCGTCCGGAGCTCACCACCACCGGGAAACCGGCCGGCGGCACGACCACCACGATCACCGGCACGGTGGTCGCCGGGGTGGAGCCGGGGTGCCTGCTCCTGCAGGCCGCGTCGGCGACCCACCTGCTGGTCTTCGACGACGAGTCGCTCCGCGCCGCCGCTCCGGTGGGCAGCGAGGTGCGGGTCACCGGCACCCCGAAACCCGGCATGATGTCCACCTGCCAGCAGGGTGAGCCGTTCATCGTGTCCTCGGTCACGCCACGCTGAGGCCCGGCGGGCACACAATCAGTAGAGTTCGGGCATGACCATCGCGGTCGTCACCGATTCCACCGCCTATCTGCCCGCCGAGCTCGACGGGCGGTATGAGCTGACCATCGTGCCGCTCACCGTCGTGATCAACGGCTGGGACGGCCTGGAGGGCCTGGAGATCTCCCCGGCCGAGGTGGCGCGGGCACTCGGCGCGCGCCGCTCCGCGGTCAGCACCTCCCGGCCCGCTCCCTCCCAGTTCGTCGAGCAGTACCGGCGGCTGCTCGACGCCGGCGCCGACGGGGTCGTCTCGGTGCACCTGTCCGCCAAGCTCTCCGGCACCTTCGAGGCCGCCGAACTGGCCGCCGCCGAGGTCGGCCCGCGGGTGCGGGTGGTGGACAGCGGCACCGCGGCGATGGGGCTGGGCTTCCCGGCGCTGGCCGCCGCCGCGGTCGCGGCCCGGGGCGGGGACCTGGACGCGGTGCACCGGGCCGCCGTCGAGCACGCGGCCCGGGTCAGCACCTTCTTCTACGTCGACACGCTGGAGTTCCTGCGCCGTGGTGGCCGGATCGGGGCCGCGTCGGCGCTGGTCGGTACCGCCCTCTCGGTCAAGCCGATCCTGCACGTGGCGGACGGCGCGGTGGTGGTCAGGGACAAGGTGCGGACCGCCGGGCGGGCGCTGAGCCGTCTCGTCGACCTGGCGGTGGAGGCCGCCGGGCCGGGTGAGGCCGACGTCGCGGTCCATCACCTGGGCACCCCGGAGCGGGCGAACGCGCTGGTCGACGCGATCTCCATGCGCCTCGGTGACCGGCTGCGGGACTGTTACCTGACCGAGGTGGGCGCGGTGGTGGCCGCACACACCGGCCCGGGACTGGCCGGCGTCGTCGTGCACCGGCGCGCTTGACGCCCGAGGTCCGCTCCGGTCCGGCTTCGAGCCGTTCGACGGTACGGGTGGGCGTACCGGAAGCGGACGAGCGGCGAGCACGGACCGCCTCGCGCCGGACAGCGGTCAGCCGGGGTGGCCCTCGGCCAGGATCCGCGTGGCGCGGGCCACCACCTGGTGCAGCGGGTGATCGGGCGGCGCCGGATAGGGCACCGTGCACCCGTCCGGATCGCTGACGTAGGCCATCGGGGTCAGCGATCGCGGCGACCTCGCGTAGATCTCCTCGGCCTGCTCGAACAGCACCCGCAGCAGGTCGATGTCGTCCGCGGTGACCAGCAGCGTCCCGCGCTCCGGCGCGAAGGCCACCGGACGGCCGCCGACCTGCCCGGCGAGCCGCTCCAGCCAGCCGGGCAGCAGCAGGTGCGAGGTCCAGTAGGCGTTCCCGTCGTCGACGAACCGGACCACCACCGGCTTGTCCGCCGGGGTGCCGTGCAGCACCGCGCCGGAGAGGTTGGCCCGGGCCGTCGCGAACACCTGATCGACGCTGACGCCCCAGGTCAGCAGCTGCGCCGGAGTGACGTAGGTGATCGTCTCCGGATGATCGACCACCACGAACTCGGACAGCTCCGGCAACGCCGGGCGGCGCAACGCCGCCCCCGGCGCACCGCCGCGCAACACCGGACGCAGCCGCGGCGCGGCGTCCGCCCACGCCTCCGGCACGTCTCCGGTACGCAGGACGCCCGCCAGATAGTCGTCCAGCTCCCGGCGAGCGCGGCCGAGCAGCGGCGTCAGCGGCAGGATGGTCGGCTCGGTATCACCCGGAAGGGTGCAGCGGACCTCGAAACCGGCGCGGTGGTAACGGGCGCCGGGCACTCCGGCACGACGCAACCGCCGGATGACCCGGGCGGCCAGCCGGGCGCGGACGAGCCTGCGGAGGAGCCCCACGGCACTGCCTATCGTCTCGCGGTGATCACACGGGCGTCGAGATCATCGTCGGTGCTGACGGCGGACGTCAATCCATTCTCGTCGACGGCCGCGACGGCGGCGCCGGCCTGCGCCCCGGTGATCTCGGACAGCAGCAGGCCGTGCGGGGCCAGCCAGGTGCGCGCCCCGGCGAGCACCGCCCGGAACACGGCCAGCCCGTCGTCGCCGCCGTCCAGGGCGGTGACCGGTTCGTGGTCGCGGGCCTCGGCCGGCAGGAACGGGAGGTGCCGGGTCGCGACGTACGGGACGTTGGCCAGCAGCACGGTGATCCGGCCGCGCAGCTCCGCGGGCAGCGCGTCGAAGAGGTCGCCCTGGTGGACGTTCCCGCCCAGGTTGTCCCGCGCGCAGGCGACGGCGACCGGGTCCAGGTCGGCGGCGTGCAGCGTGATGCCGGGAAGCCGGTGCCGGACCGCCAGGCCGAGCGCGCCGGAGCCGCAGCAGAGGTCGACCACCAGCGGGTCGGGCCGGCCGCCGGCCTCGGCGACGGCGAGGCGGACCAGCAGCTCGCTGCGGATCCGGGGGACGAAGACGCCGGGGCGCAGCCGGACCCGGACACCGCAGAAGTCGGCATGGCCGACCACCTGCTCCAGGGGCTCGCCGGCGCAGCGGCGGCCGACCAGCCGGCGCATCGCGGCGTCGTCGGCTGCGGCCTCGGCCAGCACCGCCGCCTCGTCCTCGGCGAAGACGCAGCCGGCCGCGCGGAGCTGAAGGATCGCCTGTTCTCGGGTCACGCGCCGTCCTCGGGGTTGTCCACAGTGCCGGCTTGTCCACAGCGAAGCCGGTCTCGTGCGTGCGGAAGTCGCAGACTTCAGCGCCGTGCGAGAGGCGAAGGATACCGACGACGTCGTGGCGGCCCGGATGCGGGCGCTGCGAGACGAGGGGCCGTTGCGCTGGTCGGACATCGTGCCGGCCTGGTCCGAGTTCGACGATCCGGAAGGTGGTACAGCAAGTGACGGTCGTGGCCTGCCTGGCGGATCTGCGGCGGCCGGTGGGGTTCCGCTGCCTGCCGGGGGTGCTGCCGGTCCGGGTGCGGCGATGCCTGAGCCGCTGGCGCCGCCGGACTGGCTCGGCCCGTCCGGCGAGGAGTACGCCTGGCGGGTCGAGCGGGAACCGCCGGCCCTTCCGGGCAAGGGCGCGTTCGGCGGGGACGACGCGGAGCCACGGAGCTGGCTGCGGGCACTCGACCCGGGCCGGGCCGGGGTCCGGGCGCTGGCCGCTGTCGCCGTGGTGGTCGTCCTGGTCGCGGCGTTCCTGGCGTGGCGGGCGCGGCCCCGGGTGGAGCCGGTCGCGCCGGTGACCCCGGTCAGCAGCACGGCCGCCGCCGTCAGCGCGCCGGCCGAGGTGGTGGTCGCGGTCGGCGGCAAGGTCCGCGAGCCCGGGCTGGTCCGGCTCGCGCCGGGTGCCCGGGTGGCCGACGCGCTGACCGCGGCGGGCGGTGCCCTGCCGGGCGTCGACGTGGCGGCGCTCAATCCGGCCCGCAAGGTCACCGACGGCGAACTGATCATGGTGGGGGTGAGCCCGCCGGCGGGCGCCGCCACCGCGCCGGTGGCGTCGGCGGGACCGGCCGGTGGTCTGGTGAACCTGAACACCGCGACGCTGGCCGAGCTGGACACGCTGCCCGGGGTCGGGCCGGTGCTGGCGCAGCGGATCCTGGACGCCCGGCAGGCACAGGGCGGGTTCCGGGCGGTCAGCGACCTGCGCCGGGTGGACGGCATCGGGGACTCCCGGTTCGAGCAGCTCAAAGACCTGGTGACGGTGTGACCGGCCGGCCCGGGGACCCGGTGCGCCGGCCGATGCCCGATCTGCGGCTGGCCGGGTTCCTGGCGGGGGTCTGGCCGGCGGCCCTGGCGGCGCTCCACCAGCCGGCCCGGTACTCGGCCGTCGGCGGTGGGGTGGCCCTGATCCTCGCCGGTGTGGGCGCCCTGGCCGGGCGGGCTCCTCGTTCCCGGCAGGCCCGGACGGCCGTCCGGTGGCTCGGGGTGGCGCTCGCCCTCGGGGCCGGTTGCGGGGCGGTGGCGACCGCGGCGCGGATGAGCGTGCGGGAGGCGGCGCCGCTGGTCGCGCTGATCGAGGCGGGCGATCCGGTGGAGGTGGCGGCAGTGGTCCGGGACGACCCGCGGGCGCTGCGCGGCGGCACCGGACCACCCACCTACCTGGTCGCGGTGGACCTGGAGCGGGTGCGCGGGGTGGCCGGCGGCGAACCGGTGCGGCTCTCCGCGCGGGCGCTGGTGCTGGGTAGCGACCCCGGCTGGCGGGGGCTGCTGCCCGGCCAGCACCTGACGGCGATCGGGAAGCCGCTGCCACCCCGGCCCGGTGATCTGCGGGCGGCGGTGATCTCCGTACGCGCGGCGCCCCGCCTGATCGGCGAGCCGTCCTGGGCGCAGCGTGCCGCCGGGAAGCTGCGAGCCGGCCTGCAACGGGCCTGCGAGCCGCTCC
This window of the Actinoplanes oblitus genome carries:
- a CDS encoding ComEC/Rec2 family competence protein, whose amino-acid sequence is MPDLRLAGFLAGVWPAALAALHQPARYSAVGGGVALILAGVGALAGRAPRSRQARTAVRWLGVALALGAGCGAVATAARMSVREAAPLVALIEAGDPVEVAAVVRDDPRALRGGTGPPTYLVAVDLERVRGVAGGEPVRLSARALVLGSDPGWRGLLPGQHLTAIGKPLPPRPGDLRAAVISVRAAPRLIGEPSWAQRAAGKLRAGLQRACEPLPDDSGGLLPGLVVGDTSRLDPALDADFQATGMTHLTAVSGATVR
- a CDS encoding ComEA family DNA-binding protein, with protein sequence MPEPLAPPDWLGPSGEEYAWRVEREPPALPGKGAFGGDDAEPRSWLRALDPGRAGVRALAAVAVVVVLVAAFLAWRARPRVEPVAPVTPVSSTAAAVSAPAEVVVAVGGKVREPGLVRLAPGARVADALTAAGGALPGVDVAALNPARKVTDGELIMVGVSPPAGAATAPVASAGPAGGLVNLNTATLAELDTLPGVGPVLAQRILDARQAQGGFRAVSDLRRVDGIGDSRFEQLKDLVTV
- a CDS encoding histidine phosphatase family protein, whose amino-acid sequence is MTTRLLVWRHGNTDWNAGSRVQGQTDVPLNDLGRRQAAEAAALLAAMRPDAIVSSDLRRAADTAAALAARTGHLVTHDERLRERYFGAWQGLTMAEVAEQRPAEYARWTAGEDVGGDVEALDVMGKRVGEALRDAATLGDTVVVATHGAAARQGIAYLLGWPREQIRTLRALQNCHWVELSHDESRGWQLGAYNVGVFAERPVPPPV
- a CDS encoding DegV family protein, encoding MTIAVVTDSTAYLPAELDGRYELTIVPLTVVINGWDGLEGLEISPAEVARALGARRSAVSTSRPAPSQFVEQYRRLLDAGADGVVSVHLSAKLSGTFEAAELAAAEVGPRVRVVDSGTAAMGLGFPALAAAAVAARGGDLDAVHRAAVEHAARVSTFFYVDTLEFLRRGGRIGAASALVGTALSVKPILHVADGAVVVRDKVRTAGRALSRLVDLAVEAAGPGEADVAVHHLGTPERANALVDAISMRLGDRLRDCYLTEVGAVVAAHTGPGLAGVVVHRRA
- a CDS encoding putative protein N(5)-glutamine methyltransferase — protein: MTREQAILQLRAAGCVFAEDEAAVLAEAAADDAAMRRLVGRRCAGEPLEQVVGHADFCGVRVRLRPGVFVPRIRSELLVRLAVAEAGGRPDPLVVDLCCGSGALGLAVRHRLPGITLHAADLDPVAVACARDNLGGNVHQGDLFDALPAELRGRITVLLANVPYVATRHLPFLPAEARDHEPVTALDGGDDGLAVFRAVLAGARTWLAPHGLLLSEITGAQAGAAVAAVDENGLTSAVSTDDDLDARVITARR